In Deltaproteobacteria bacterium HGW-Deltaproteobacteria-18, the following proteins share a genomic window:
- a CDS encoding ABC transporter ATP-binding protein, with protein MSETPIFALQDVSFAYPSGHAVLHNVNFAFAPGQKIGLYGTNGSGKTTLFHIVMGLMTPQRGKVLFHGEPVRGEKEFRALRREVGMVLQNAEDQLFNPTVLDDVAFGPLNLGMSVDEARERSLATLKDLGLDGFEGRLTHRLSGGEKKLVSLATILSMQPKVLLLDEPTNGLDPQTRERIIEILDALPTARIIISHDWDFLAQTTSRFMTIKDGSLVTDVPHLPHRHVHAHPLGDEPHHHHD; from the coding sequence TTGTCTGAAACGCCCATTTTCGCCCTGCAGGACGTGTCCTTTGCCTACCCTTCCGGCCATGCGGTACTGCACAACGTGAACTTCGCCTTTGCTCCGGGACAGAAAATCGGACTTTACGGCACCAACGGCAGCGGCAAGACCACCCTGTTCCACATCGTCATGGGTCTCATGACCCCGCAACGGGGCAAGGTCCTCTTCCATGGCGAACCGGTGCGCGGTGAAAAAGAATTTCGGGCCCTGCGCCGCGAGGTCGGCATGGTCCTGCAGAACGCCGAAGACCAGCTCTTCAACCCCACGGTCCTCGACGACGTGGCTTTCGGGCCCCTGAATCTGGGAATGTCCGTGGACGAGGCACGGGAGAGGTCTCTTGCGACCCTGAAGGATCTTGGGCTGGACGGGTTCGAGGGCCGGTTGACCCACCGGCTGTCCGGAGGGGAAAAAAAGCTGGTATCCTTGGCCACGATCCTGTCCATGCAGCCAAAGGTGCTTCTGCTGGACGAGCCCACCAACGGCCTTGACCCGCAGACCAGGGAACGCATCATCGAAATCCTGGACGCCCTGCCCACGGCCCGCATCATCATTTCACACGACTGGGACTTCCTGGCGCAAACGACATCGCGGTTCATGACCATAAAAGACGGCAGCCTCGTGACCGACGTGCCACACTTGCCGCACCGCCACGTGCATGCCCATCCCCTGGGGGACGAGCCACACCATCATCACGACTGA
- the cbiQ gene encoding cobalt ECF transporter T component CbiQ, which translates to MFDEPFAQGRSLVHGLDPRVRLAMAALFSICVALLKEPLAAGSALIPAMAILSLSAPPLGVLCKRVALVNVFIVFLWVIVPLTMPGTPFAALGPLTASREGVALVLLATLKSNAILLTFLALVTTMDSPTMGHALDRLGVPSKLVFLFLFTYRYLHVIADEWQRLVTAARLRGFAPRTGMHTYRTIGNLLAMVLVNSFDRSSRVYQAMVLRGFQGRFVSVVRFRARPKDAAFALLWLAATAGIVLMDFFPEIRLV; encoded by the coding sequence GTGTTTGACGAACCTTTTGCTCAGGGCAGGTCTCTGGTGCACGGCCTTGATCCCAGGGTGCGCTTGGCCATGGCAGCGCTTTTCTCCATCTGCGTGGCCCTGCTCAAGGAACCGCTGGCTGCGGGGTCGGCTCTGATTCCGGCCATGGCGATCCTGAGCCTGAGCGCGCCGCCCCTTGGAGTGCTCTGCAAACGCGTGGCGCTGGTCAACGTCTTCATTGTTTTTCTGTGGGTTATCGTGCCCCTGACCATGCCCGGCACGCCGTTTGCCGCCCTTGGCCCCCTGACCGCAAGTCGTGAAGGCGTTGCGCTGGTTTTGCTTGCCACCCTCAAGTCCAACGCCATCCTGCTGACCTTCCTGGCCCTGGTCACGACCATGGACTCTCCGACCATGGGGCACGCCCTGGACCGTCTAGGGGTGCCGTCAAAGCTGGTATTTCTGTTCCTTTTCACTTACCGCTACCTGCACGTCATAGCCGACGAATGGCAGCGCCTGGTAACGGCGGCCAGGCTGCGCGGGTTCGCCCCCCGCACCGGCATGCACACCTACCGCACCATCGGGAACCTTCTGGCCATGGTCCTGGTCAACAGCTTCGACCGCTCAAGCCGGGTCTACCAGGCCATGGTCCTGCGCGGGTTCCAGGGACGTTTCGTGTCCGTGGTCCGCTTCAGGGCGCGCCCGAAGGACGCGGCCTTCGCCCTATTGTGGCTGGCCGCCACGGCCGGCATCGTGCTCATGGACTTTTTTCCGGAGATACGCCTTGTCTGA
- a CDS encoding cobalamin biosynthesis protein CbiL encodes MRSFFLLVIFAFLTSAPALAHRVNVFAYVEGDEVIVECSYSKSKRVRNGAIEVRDAETGQMLLQGTTDEEGLFRFPVPDQARKSGTGLRILLQAGEGHQNEWIVDAAEFMDAGAPRTPVANADEAAPVVAEKNLVSAAPGATGLSRTDVEEVVNAALDAKLAPIRRALLEQSQAGPGMQEIIGGIGWIFGLVGVAAYFKSRPRV; translated from the coding sequence GTGCGTAGCTTTTTCCTGCTCGTTATTTTCGCTTTCCTGACTTCGGCCCCGGCACTGGCGCACCGGGTTAACGTCTTTGCCTACGTGGAAGGAGACGAGGTCATCGTCGAGTGCAGCTACAGCAAGTCCAAGCGGGTCCGGAACGGTGCCATCGAAGTCCGTGACGCAGAGACCGGACAGATGCTGCTGCAGGGCACGACCGACGAGGAGGGGCTGTTCCGCTTTCCCGTCCCTGATCAGGCACGCAAATCCGGAACCGGCCTGCGCATCCTCTTGCAGGCCGGAGAAGGGCATCAGAATGAATGGATTGTGGATGCGGCGGAATTCATGGACGCGGGTGCTCCAAGAACTCCTGTGGCCAATGCGGACGAAGCGGCCCCGGTTGTGGCCGAAAAGAACCTGGTCAGCGCAGCCCCTGGCGCGACGGGGTTGTCGCGAACTGATGTGGAAGAAGTGGTGAATGCCGCCCTCGACGCCAAGCTCGCGCCTATCAGGCGCGCCCTGCTCGAACAAAGCCAGGCCGGGCCCGGTATGCAGGAAATTATCGGCGGCATCGGCTGGATTTTCGGATTGGTCGGCGTCGCCGCCTATTTCAAGAGCCGCCCGCGTGTTTGA
- a CDS encoding cobalamin biosynthesis protein CbiM (catalyzes the ATP-dependent transport of cobalt) encodes MHISEGVLSPAILGLGAVLTAGGTALGLRRLDYDRLMTVAILAAAFFVGSLIHIPIGPSSAHLILNGLLGAILGWAAFPAILVALMLQSVLFQYGGFTVLGVNAFNMAFPAVLCFLLLRPLLSRPGRMRTVAAFCCGALSVAGAGLLTALSLAYTDEGFLQAARLLFLAHVPVMIVEGIVTTLAVSFLSRVRPELLSFASSAEGGLRA; translated from the coding sequence GTGCATATTTCCGAAGGAGTTCTTTCGCCCGCCATATTGGGCCTGGGCGCGGTGCTTACCGCTGGCGGCACGGCCCTGGGCCTGCGCCGGCTCGATTACGACCGCCTCATGACCGTGGCCATCCTGGCCGCGGCCTTTTTCGTCGGCTCACTCATCCACATCCCCATAGGGCCCTCCAGCGCCCACCTGATCCTGAACGGACTCCTCGGCGCCATCCTTGGCTGGGCCGCGTTTCCGGCCATTCTGGTGGCCCTCATGCTGCAATCCGTGCTCTTTCAGTACGGAGGCTTCACGGTATTGGGCGTAAACGCCTTCAACATGGCTTTTCCAGCCGTGCTCTGCTTTCTGCTTCTGCGTCCGCTGCTGTCCCGCCCCGGACGGATGCGCACGGTGGCGGCGTTTTGCTGCGGAGCCCTTTCCGTGGCCGGTGCAGGCCTGCTCACGGCCCTCTCCCTGGCCTACACGGACGAGGGCTTCCTGCAGGCCGCAAGGCTGCTCTTTCTGGCCCATGTCCCGGTCATGATCGTCGAGGGCATCGTGACCACACTGGCCGTATCCTTTCTATCCAGGGTCCGGCCTGAACTCCTGAGTTTTGCATCAAGCGCTGAAGGGGGACTCCGTGCGTAG
- a CDS encoding DUF4198 domain-containing protein, translating to MFRTLALCFTMIFCFSGAALAHFGMVIPSSSIVMEKKDAAVSFALSFSHPMEMVGMPLVAPASFKVFVDGEGQEMKDSLKSATTMEHPSWTAEYVVKRPGVYQFVMEPTPYWEPAEDCFIVHYTKTVVAAFGEEEGWGEPLGLKTEIVPLTRPFGNYAGNVFQGQVLLDGKPVAGADVEVEFYNRDRKYEAPNEYMITQVVRTDANGVFTYAVPFAGWWGFAALNTAEEQMDHEGTPKDVELGAVLWTQFFEPARN from the coding sequence ATGTTCAGGACTCTTGCGCTTTGTTTCACCATGATTTTCTGTTTTTCAGGCGCGGCTCTGGCCCACTTCGGTATGGTCATTCCTTCTTCAAGCATCGTCATGGAGAAAAAGGATGCAGCCGTTTCCTTTGCCCTGTCCTTTTCCCACCCCATGGAAATGGTCGGCATGCCCCTTGTCGCTCCGGCTTCGTTCAAGGTGTTCGTGGACGGTGAAGGCCAGGAGATGAAGGATTCCCTCAAATCCGCCACGACAATGGAGCACCCGTCCTGGACGGCCGAATACGTGGTCAAGAGGCCCGGTGTGTACCAGTTTGTCATGGAACCCACCCCTTACTGGGAACCGGCCGAAGACTGCTTCATCGTCCATTACACCAAGACCGTGGTCGCCGCCTTCGGCGAGGAAGAGGGCTGGGGCGAACCCCTGGGCCTCAAGACCGAGATCGTCCCGCTGACCCGGCCTTTCGGCAACTATGCCGGCAATGTCTTCCAGGGCCAGGTGCTCCTTGACGGCAAGCCCGTGGCGGGCGCTGATGTCGAGGTGGAGTTCTACAACAGGGACAGGAAGTACGAGGCGCCGAACGAATACATGATCACCCAGGTGGTCAGGACCGACGCCAACGGCGTGTTCACCTATGCCGTGCCTTTCGCCGGATGGTGGGGCTTTGCCGCCCTGAACACGGCCGAGGAGCAGATGGACCACGAGGGCACGCCCAAGGATGTGGAGCTGGGCGCCGTGCTGTGGACCCAGTTTTTTGAACCCGCTCGCAATTAA
- a CDS encoding ATP-dependent helicase, with product MSFDSLGLPPALVQALLSQKLDAPLPVQEAAVPVLMAGKSAMLVSRTGSGKTLAYLLPILAGINAESMHVQAVVLAPTHELAMQINRVATDLARNGGLGVRVQALIGGAAVSRQIEGLKKKPHLVIGSAGRMTHLMELGKLKLKETAWLVLDEADRLLIEEGLEHIRKITGQLGPDTRFVFVSATEGPATTRIARGLAPNLEFVRAQDGISPAIRHCYLVCEERDKTDWLRKVLRGLSPERALVFVHRGASAERMAERLEHHQLAVADLHGAHDKFERQAALDDFRKGKAQTLIASDIAARGLDIFGVELVVNVDVPSQSRDYLHRAGRTGRAGAAGLVLSLMTEAESRLAKRYAQDLDIVLEQVQLVRGTLVPATGDSVQSLRPAPRPFGPGKGVRKKSAPAGPESSTGPAASTPPAPAGQSQSRGKAAPPVARKRGPALPAKPGKSGQKPWSGPKRNKPA from the coding sequence ATGTCTTTTGATTCCCTTGGGCTCCCGCCCGCTCTGGTTCAGGCCCTGCTCAGCCAAAAGCTCGACGCACCTCTGCCCGTGCAGGAGGCCGCGGTGCCTGTGCTGATGGCCGGAAAATCGGCCATGCTGGTCTCACGGACCGGATCAGGCAAGACGCTCGCCTACCTGCTGCCCATTCTGGCCGGCATCAACGCCGAGAGCATGCACGTGCAGGCCGTGGTCCTGGCTCCCACCCACGAACTGGCCATGCAGATAAACCGCGTGGCCACGGACCTTGCCCGGAACGGCGGCCTTGGCGTACGCGTGCAGGCCCTCATCGGCGGAGCCGCGGTCAGCCGCCAGATTGAGGGGCTCAAGAAAAAACCCCATCTGGTGATCGGATCCGCAGGCCGCATGACGCACCTCATGGAGCTTGGAAAGCTCAAGCTCAAGGAGACCGCGTGGCTGGTCCTCGACGAAGCGGACCGCCTGCTCATCGAGGAAGGGCTGGAGCATATCCGCAAGATCACCGGCCAGCTCGGTCCCGATACCCGTTTCGTCTTCGTCTCCGCCACCGAAGGTCCCGCCACGACCCGAATAGCTCGCGGACTGGCCCCGAATCTCGAATTTGTCCGCGCGCAAGACGGGATCAGCCCGGCCATCCGGCACTGCTACCTGGTCTGCGAGGAACGCGACAAGACCGACTGGCTGCGCAAGGTGCTGCGCGGCCTTTCCCCCGAGCGGGCTCTCGTTTTCGTACACCGGGGGGCAAGCGCCGAACGCATGGCCGAACGCCTTGAGCACCACCAGTTGGCCGTGGCCGACCTGCACGGCGCGCATGACAAGTTTGAGCGCCAGGCCGCTCTGGACGATTTCCGCAAAGGCAAGGCCCAGACGCTCATCGCTTCGGACATCGCGGCCCGGGGACTCGACATTTTCGGTGTGGAACTGGTGGTCAACGTGGACGTGCCAAGCCAGAGCCGCGATTACCTGCATCGGGCGGGTCGCACTGGACGAGCCGGTGCCGCAGGCCTTGTGCTGTCCCTCATGACCGAAGCGGAAAGCCGTCTGGCCAAGCGCTACGCTCAGGATCTGGACATCGTCCTGGAGCAGGTGCAGCTCGTGCGCGGCACCCTTGTCCCGGCAACGGGTGACTCCGTGCAAAGCCTGCGACCAGCCCCGCGTCCCTTCGGTCCAGGCAAAGGCGTCAGGAAAAAGTCCGCCCCCGCTGGCCCCGAATCCAGCACGGGACCCGCCGCATCCACTCCGCCCGCTCCTGCAGGGCAGTCGCAGTCCCGGGGCAAGGCCGCCCCTCCCGTGGCACGCAAACGCGGACCCGCACTCCCTGCCAAACCCGGCAAGTCTGGGCAAAAGCCCTGGTCAGGCCCCAAGCGGAACAAACCTGCCTGA
- a CDS encoding diguanylate cyclase, giving the protein MSVRAKVFTIIFVLFASLGVADFFVQRFVVYPSFLELEHQQAGQNLQRIFHAIDRENYHLERICRDWATWDDTYDFMTTRSETYKTSNLYDEALDSISVNVMIYCAQDGTIVWSNARDTVQKSPLTLALLASERIAPDHPLLAIPNSAAGQKGVTGAINTELGPLLFATRQILRSDGSGPGNGFLIIGRILNQDMVKTLSEQTRIAFDIVYPYTKEQALCDKDEVTPASIDNLDYFTLDKGGFVKVCSAYPGPPEAPIFGISYLFPREITQKGISSIRYAMVLVISSGLCVLILLNVLLQAVVLRPLQKLTNHASRLQREEDYSLRIDLERDDEVGILAKSFDNMVQTIRERTEDLKRANEQLKQLSLLDGLTGVANRRMFDSCLKQEWRRAMRDQTPIAIILADVDFFKDYNDRHGHLQGDQCLIAVAAVLQRQMQRPADLVARFGGEEFSVILADTDAGGVRHVAETLRQAVLDLRLEHGASTVAPYVTLSFGVASTTPRLEDGDNGMAVLLQRADNALYEAKRSGRNRVVALDDDHRVMPSE; this is encoded by the coding sequence ATGTCCGTCCGCGCCAAGGTATTCACCATCATCTTCGTCCTGTTCGCTTCCCTGGGCGTGGCGGATTTTTTCGTCCAGCGTTTCGTGGTCTACCCCAGCTTTCTGGAGCTCGAACATCAGCAGGCAGGACAAAACCTGCAGCGCATATTTCACGCCATCGACAGGGAAAACTATCATCTGGAGCGCATCTGTCGCGACTGGGCGACCTGGGATGATACCTACGACTTCATGACCACACGCTCCGAGACCTACAAAACGAGCAACCTTTACGATGAAGCGCTGGACAGCATCTCGGTGAATGTCATGATCTATTGCGCTCAGGACGGAACGATCGTCTGGAGCAATGCCCGCGACACAGTTCAGAAAAGCCCCCTCACCCTTGCTCTGCTGGCAAGCGAGCGCATCGCACCGGACCATCCGCTGCTGGCCATTCCAAACTCGGCGGCAGGACAAAAAGGCGTCACCGGAGCCATCAATACCGAGCTTGGCCCCCTGCTTTTTGCCACTCGCCAGATCTTGCGTTCCGACGGAAGCGGTCCCGGCAACGGATTTCTGATCATTGGACGAATCCTGAATCAGGACATGGTCAAAACCCTGAGCGAACAGACCCGCATCGCCTTTGACATTGTCTACCCCTACACAAAAGAACAGGCGCTATGCGACAAAGATGAAGTCACTCCCGCGAGCATCGACAATCTCGATTACTTCACTCTGGATAAAGGCGGGTTCGTCAAGGTCTGCAGCGCATATCCCGGACCTCCAGAGGCACCCATATTCGGCATCTCCTACCTCTTCCCCCGAGAGATTACGCAAAAGGGCATCTCGAGCATCCGCTACGCCATGGTTCTGGTGATTTCGTCGGGACTCTGTGTGCTCATATTGCTGAACGTCTTGCTCCAGGCCGTCGTGCTGAGGCCTCTGCAAAAGCTGACCAACCATGCGTCCAGACTGCAACGGGAAGAGGATTATTCCCTGCGCATCGACCTGGAGCGCGACGACGAGGTCGGAATCCTGGCCAAAAGCTTTGACAACATGGTGCAAACCATCCGCGAACGCACCGAGGACCTCAAGCGCGCCAATGAGCAGCTAAAGCAGCTCTCCCTCCTGGACGGCTTGACGGGAGTCGCCAACCGCCGAATGTTCGACAGTTGTCTGAAGCAGGAATGGCGGCGGGCCATGCGTGATCAAACCCCCATCGCCATCATCCTGGCGGATGTGGATTTCTTCAAGGATTACAACGACAGACACGGGCACCTGCAAGGCGATCAGTGCCTTATCGCAGTGGCGGCGGTCCTGCAGCGCCAGATGCAGCGCCCGGCGGATCTGGTCGCACGCTTCGGAGGCGAGGAATTTTCCGTCATCCTGGCCGACACCGATGCCGGTGGCGTCAGGCATGTGGCCGAGACCTTGCGCCAGGCGGTGCTCGATCTGCGCCTGGAGCATGGCGCATCCACGGTTGCGCCATACGTGACCTTGAGCTTTGGAGTGGCGTCCACGACTCCTCGCCTTGAAGACGGTGATAACGGCATGGCGGTGCTCTTGCAAAGAGCGGACAACGCCTTGTACGAGGCAAAGAGATCGGGTCGCAACCGGGTCGTGGCCTTGGATGACGACCACCGCGTCATGCCTTCCGAATGA
- a CDS encoding amino acid transporter yields the protein MLELFTVATITILAVISPGADFAMVSRNSMMMSRRAGVLTAVGISLGVLVHVTYSLFGVGFVISRSALLFNLIKYLGAAYLIYLGITMIRTKAALPGIATGPMLSDAGALRIGFLTNATNPKTTLFVLSLFTQVMSAHTPVAVQLGYGAFMSAAHLVWFTLVACAFSSTPAQRAIGSARHHIERGIGCVLVCLGLTLALASFSQACPPH from the coding sequence ATGCTCGAACTTTTCACCGTCGCGACCATCACCATCCTGGCTGTCATCAGTCCGGGCGCGGATTTCGCCATGGTCAGCCGCAACAGCATGATGATGTCGCGCCGGGCGGGAGTCCTGACTGCCGTCGGCATCAGTCTTGGCGTGCTGGTGCATGTGACCTACAGCCTGTTCGGGGTGGGATTTGTCATCTCCCGTTCAGCCCTGCTCTTCAACCTGATCAAATATCTTGGTGCAGCATACCTGATCTATCTTGGAATAACCATGATCAGGACCAAGGCCGCGCTTCCAGGCATTGCGACAGGGCCGATGCTGTCGGACGCAGGGGCGCTTCGGATCGGCTTTCTGACCAACGCCACCAACCCCAAGACCACGCTTTTCGTTCTCAGCCTCTTCACCCAGGTCATGAGCGCGCACACGCCCGTTGCGGTCCAGCTCGGCTACGGAGCCTTCATGTCTGCGGCGCACCTCGTCTGGTTCACGCTGGTGGCCTGCGCCTTTTCCTCGACCCCGGCCCAGCGCGCCATTGGTTCCGCGCGGCATCACATCGAGCGCGGCATCGGCTGTGTGCTGGTCTGTTTGGGCTTGACCCTGGCTCTGGCCTCGTTCAGCCAGGCCTGCCCCCCCCATTGA
- a CDS encoding tRNA-binding protein, with the protein MVSELKATVDFEESLGLLDIRVGRVVSAEPCAVTPKPTYRMVIDFGKYGQRVSYGRFTAHPPEEVVGRLVLAVLNFPPRRMGDVVSEVLVLGVQYPGRGSGEATFVSPAVNAKIGSKLF; encoded by the coding sequence GTGGTATCGGAACTCAAGGCAACCGTGGACTTTGAAGAGTCCCTGGGACTTTTGGACATCCGCGTGGGGCGCGTCGTTTCGGCAGAACCTTGCGCCGTGACCCCAAAACCCACGTACAGGATGGTCATCGATTTCGGGAAATACGGCCAGCGAGTGAGCTACGGCCGCTTCACCGCGCACCCGCCGGAAGAGGTGGTTGGCCGGCTGGTGCTTGCGGTGCTCAATTTTCCACCGCGCCGGATGGGGGATGTTGTCTCGGAGGTGCTGGTCCTTGGCGTGCAATATCCGGGCAGGGGCAGCGGCGAAGCGACCTTCGTCTCACCGGCGGTCAACGCCAAGATCGGCAGCAAGCTTTTCTAG
- a CDS encoding EamA/RhaT family transporter encodes MKPYLYAFGAVLCWASLPAATGSGLDGLDVTELLFFSFVPAALYLVAQEMVISRRRAIPWPDLKLTALGLAGIFGYHALYYLALNHAPLVEGAILTTTWSFWIVVISSILAKRRLSPPVLAVALAGLVGAGLVVSGGRSLHFEARYLPGYLMALGCGLIWSSFSVTLSRLRPTRDYMPAFTVLAAIFSTLVYTASAPQALPPIKALVSALYLGLVPLGLSFTLWNRAVTTGNMTLIGYLTYLTPPLAVLLVALTRGASVTPHAVIGMIVILAAAFIGRRIS; translated from the coding sequence ATGAAGCCCTACCTCTACGCATTCGGCGCGGTGCTGTGCTGGGCCAGCCTGCCAGCGGCCACCGGCAGCGGTCTGGATGGACTCGATGTCACTGAGCTGCTTTTCTTCAGCTTTGTCCCGGCCGCGCTTTACCTCGTGGCGCAGGAAATGGTCATTTCCCGGAGGCGGGCCATCCCCTGGCCGGACTTGAAACTCACTGCGCTGGGCCTGGCCGGCATTTTCGGCTACCACGCGCTGTACTATCTGGCCCTCAATCACGCGCCTTTGGTGGAGGGAGCCATCCTGACCACGACCTGGTCTTTCTGGATCGTCGTCATTTCCTCCATCCTGGCCAAGAGACGCCTGTCCCCGCCTGTTCTGGCCGTGGCGCTGGCCGGGCTCGTGGGCGCCGGTCTGGTCGTGTCCGGAGGCAGGAGCCTGCATTTCGAAGCCCGGTATCTGCCCGGCTATCTCATGGCGCTGGGTTGCGGGCTGATCTGGAGCAGCTTCTCCGTAACCCTGTCGCGCCTCAGGCCCACCCGAGACTACATGCCGGCCTTTACGGTCCTGGCCGCCATCTTCTCCACCCTGGTCTACACTGCAAGCGCTCCGCAGGCCCTGCCTCCGATCAAGGCTCTGGTCTCGGCCCTGTATCTGGGGCTGGTGCCGCTGGGGCTCTCATTCACGCTGTGGAATCGGGCCGTGACCACAGGCAATATGACCCTCATCGGATACCTCACCTATCTGACCCCTCCCCTGGCCGTACTGCTGGTCGCCCTGACCCGGGGCGCCTCCGTGACCCCGCATGCCGTGATCGGCATGATAGTCATCCTCGCGGCGGCCTTCATAGGCAGGAGAATAAGCTGA
- a CDS encoding MBL fold metallo-hydrolase, whose protein sequence is MSNDQNTFSRRNFFKGAAMGALGGTILAMGAYSYSPWRKSFLSTAQRKMVDIGVCKNIKVTNISETSWFSNADLMGDIKGAGGLLVNQYSYNWPPFADGTGLGKGSYESGIAKIKHLLPHDLEEAWAITEKLAVHPENAGGFACLIEVEDMDGTKHKYLLDSGWSYKWMDECFKREGIDVMLKNREIEALFISHEHFDHYWGVPVTFKYDPTITTYVPDGFYKEGLQYLKDAGHQGKVVTVKAGLQHVSPGFASYVFGVPIICRVYGEQSLYFNVKDVGLVSVTGCCHQSIIQFAETAYQEIQYENDQLHGIYGGLHISPFEDWDPKYDDLVISLGKYGFQKIGCNHCTGILCAKKFVEAGYPVIKGTARFGSKDPVYLGNGDKIGFGVDV, encoded by the coding sequence ATGAGTAACGATCAGAACACGTTCAGCCGACGCAATTTCTTCAAGGGGGCCGCGATGGGGGCGCTGGGCGGGACCATTCTCGCCATGGGCGCCTATTCGTACAGCCCGTGGCGCAAGTCCTTCCTTTCCACAGCCCAGCGCAAGATGGTCGATATCGGGGTCTGCAAGAACATTAAAGTCACGAACATTTCCGAGACGAGCTGGTTCAGCAACGCCGACCTCATGGGCGACATTAAGGGCGCTGGCGGACTTTTGGTCAACCAGTACAGTTACAACTGGCCGCCCTTTGCCGACGGCACGGGTCTTGGCAAAGGCAGCTACGAGTCAGGCATCGCCAAGATCAAGCATCTTCTGCCCCACGACCTCGAAGAGGCCTGGGCCATCACCGAGAAGCTGGCGGTTCATCCCGAGAACGCCGGAGGTTTCGCCTGCCTCATCGAGGTCGAGGATATGGACGGGACCAAGCACAAATACCTACTCGACAGTGGATGGTCCTACAAATGGATGGATGAGTGCTTCAAGCGCGAGGGCATCGACGTGATGCTGAAGAACCGGGAGATCGAGGCCCTTTTCATCTCGCATGAGCATTTCGATCACTACTGGGGCGTTCCGGTCACGTTCAAGTACGACCCGACCATCACCACCTATGTCCCGGACGGTTTTTACAAAGAAGGGCTGCAATACCTCAAGGACGCCGGGCACCAGGGCAAGGTGGTCACGGTCAAGGCCGGGCTCCAGCACGTGTCTCCGGGGTTCGCCTCCTATGTGTTCGGCGTCCCGATCATTTGTCGGGTCTACGGCGAGCAGTCCCTGTACTTCAACGTCAAGGACGTTGGCCTCGTCAGCGTGACCGGGTGCTGCCATCAGAGCATCATCCAATTCGCGGAGACCGCCTATCAGGAAATCCAGTATGAAAATGATCAGCTTCACGGAATTTACGGAGGGTTGCACATCTCGCCCTTTGAAGACTGGGATCCCAAATACGACGATCTGGTCATTTCCCTGGGCAAATACGGCTTCCAGAAAATAGGATGCAACCATTGCACCGGCATTCTGTGCGCCAAGAAGTTTGTCGAGGCCGGATATCCGGTGATCAAGGGAACGGCCCGCTTCGGTTCGAAGGATCCGGTGTACCTGGGCAACGGTGACAAGATCGGATTTGGCGTGGACGTCTAA
- a CDS encoding glycosyltransferase: MKNTINKISLIIPVYNEEENLQDLYSEITRSLSGLTCPWELVLVDDGSTDSSLAVMRALAGADERVRFLSFARNCGQSAAFAAGFRYAAGDVVVTLDADLQNDPADIPAMLQVYAQGVDMVIGWRAKRQDSVVKRYASRFANWVRNRISRETVRDTGCSLKVMRAEMVKRIPMFAGMHRFLPTLMKLEGARVAEVRVNHRPRSKGVSKYGIWDRAWSSAYDLLAVRWMQKRHIEYVVSDTNVK, from the coding sequence ATGAAAAACACAATTAATAAAATTTCTTTAATTATCCCAGTGTATAACGAAGAAGAAAATCTTCAGGATCTATACTCCGAGATAACCCGAAGTCTTTCCGGATTGACCTGTCCGTGGGAGCTTGTCCTGGTGGATGACGGCAGCACGGACTCCAGTCTGGCCGTCATGCGTGCCCTGGCCGGGGCGGACGAGCGGGTCCGCTTTCTGTCCTTTGCCCGGAACTGCGGGCAGTCCGCCGCCTTTGCCGCAGGCTTCCGTTATGCCGCGGGTGATGTGGTCGTGACCCTGGATGCGGACCTGCAGAACGACCCCGCCGATATTCCGGCCATGCTTCAGGTCTATGCCCAGGGCGTCGACATGGTCATCGGCTGGCGGGCCAAGCGTCAGGACAGCGTGGTCAAGCGCTACGCTTCCCGTTTCGCCAACTGGGTGCGCAACAGGATTAGCCGCGAAACTGTCCGTGACACGGGCTGCTCTCTTAAAGTAATGCGTGCAGAGATGGTCAAGCGGATTCCCATGTTCGCAGGCATGCACCGCTTTCTGCCCACCCTCATGAAGCTTGAGGGCGCAAGGGTGGCTGAGGTGCGCGTCAACCATCGTCCACGCAGCAAGGGCGTCTCCAAGTACGGCATCTGGGACCGGGCCTGGTCCTCGGCCTATGATCTGCTCGCGGTGCGCTGGATGCAAAAGCGACATATTGAATACGTGGTTTCGGATACAAACGTGAAATGA